From Glycine max cultivar Williams 82 chromosome 11, Glycine_max_v4.0, whole genome shotgun sequence, the proteins below share one genomic window:
- the LOC102666415 gene encoding uncharacterized protein: MVEGNCSAVIQRILPPKHKDPVVVMIPCSIGEVVVGKALIDLEASINLMPLSMCLRLGEIEIISTRMTLHLADRSITRPYGVIEDVLVKVKHLIFPADFVVIDIEEDADIPLILGCPFMSTASCVVDMGKKMLQMGIEDQKINFDLFHEDKEPPDQNVYFKVHVMEERRHEKKILDNRMMHQASDVKEALTGR; the protein is encoded by the coding sequence ATGGTGGAAGGCAATTGTAGTGCTGTGATTCAACGcattcttccacctaagcacaaagatcctgtaGTTGTCATGATACCGTGTTCCATTGGTGAGGTTGTTGTAggaaaagctctcatagacCTGGAAGCTAGTATCAACttaatgcctctctccatgtgcctgcgacttggagagatagagataatatCTACACGCATGACCCTTCACTTAGCTGACCGCTCCATCACAAGACCgtatggagtgattgaagatgttttggtgaaggtgaaACACCTTATATTTCCAGCTGATTTTGTGGTGATAGACATAGAAGAGGATGCTGatattcctctcattcttggctgcccattcatgtctactgCAAGTTGTGTAGTAGATATGGGAAAGAAGATGTTGCAAATGGGCATAGAAGATCAGAAAATCAACTTTGATCTATTTCATGAAGATAAAGAGCCACCTGACCAGAATGTCTATTTTAAAGTTCATGTGATGGAAGAAAGAAGACATGAGAAGAAGATCCTGGATAACAGGATGATGcatcaagctagtgacgttaaagaagcacttacTGGGAGGTAA